A genomic region of Jatrophihabitans sp. contains the following coding sequences:
- a CDS encoding CoA-acylating methylmalonate-semialdehyde dehydrogenase translates to MSITIEHWVGGKRVAEPGGRRAPVFNPATGQQHAQVALASAAEVQDAVQVAGAAFLDWSQSSLSRRAKILFAFRELVNNHIEELAGLITDEHGKVLSDARGEVQRGLEVIEFACGIPHLLKGEYSDQVSAGIDTYSFREPLGVVAGITPFNFPVMVPMWMYPVAIACGNTFVLKPSERDPSASLLVAELWQQAGLPDGVFNVVHGDKEAVDALLDSADVAAVSFVGSTPIARYIHQRASASGKRVQALGGAKNHAVVLPDADLDFASDHLVAAAFGSAGERCMAISATVAVGAAADQLVEAVSERARAMKVGPGRESGSEMGPVITQAAKDRIEGLIGSGAEQGARLSVDGRGLRVEGGQDGFFVGPTVIDGVTTSMDVYREEIFGPVLSVLRVETVEEAIELINANPYGNGTAIFTSSGDAARRFQRGVKVGMIGINVPIPVPMAYYSFGGWKDSLFGDKHVHGAEGVSFYTRGKVVTSRWPEHQSSSAASYSFPTSS, encoded by the coding sequence ATGAGCATAACGATCGAGCACTGGGTCGGCGGCAAGCGGGTCGCCGAGCCCGGAGGCCGCCGGGCGCCGGTGTTCAACCCGGCCACCGGCCAGCAGCACGCCCAGGTCGCGCTGGCCTCAGCGGCCGAGGTCCAGGACGCGGTGCAGGTGGCCGGCGCGGCCTTCCTCGACTGGTCCCAGAGCTCGCTGAGCCGGCGTGCCAAGATCCTCTTCGCCTTTCGGGAGCTGGTGAACAACCACATCGAGGAACTGGCCGGACTGATCACCGACGAGCACGGCAAGGTTCTCAGTGACGCTCGCGGTGAGGTGCAACGCGGCCTCGAGGTCATCGAGTTCGCCTGCGGCATCCCGCACCTGCTCAAGGGCGAGTACTCAGACCAGGTCTCGGCGGGCATCGACACCTACTCCTTCCGTGAGCCGCTGGGCGTGGTCGCCGGCATCACCCCCTTCAACTTCCCGGTGATGGTCCCGATGTGGATGTATCCGGTCGCGATCGCCTGTGGCAACACCTTCGTGCTCAAGCCCAGCGAACGCGACCCGTCCGCCTCGTTGCTGGTCGCCGAGCTGTGGCAGCAAGCGGGACTGCCCGACGGCGTGTTCAACGTGGTGCACGGTGACAAGGAAGCCGTGGACGCGCTGCTGGACTCAGCCGACGTCGCCGCGGTCTCCTTCGTCGGGTCCACCCCGATCGCTCGCTACATCCACCAGCGGGCCAGCGCGAGCGGCAAGCGGGTGCAGGCACTGGGCGGTGCCAAGAACCATGCCGTCGTGCTGCCCGACGCCGACCTCGACTTCGCCTCCGACCACCTGGTGGCGGCCGCCTTCGGCTCGGCCGGTGAGCGTTGCATGGCGATCTCGGCGACCGTGGCGGTGGGTGCGGCAGCCGACCAGCTGGTCGAGGCCGTCTCTGAGAGGGCCCGGGCGATGAAGGTCGGCCCGGGCCGCGAGAGCGGCAGTGAGATGGGCCCGGTGATCACCCAGGCCGCCAAGGACCGCATCGAGGGGCTGATCGGCAGCGGCGCGGAGCAGGGCGCCCGGCTCAGCGTCGACGGCCGGGGGTTGCGGGTGGAAGGCGGCCAGGACGGCTTCTTCGTCGGCCCGACGGTGATCGACGGGGTGACCACCTCGATGGACGTCTACCGCGAGGAGATCTTCGGCCCGGTCCTGTCGGTGCTGCGGGTCGAGACGGTCGAGGAGGCGATCGAGCTGATCAACGCCAATCCCTACGGCAACGGCACCGCCATCTTCACCTCCAGCGGCGATGCCGCCCGCAGGTTCCAGCGAGGCGTCAAGGTCGGGATGATCGGCATCAACGTCCCGATCCCGGTTCCGATGGCCTACTACTCCTTCGGCGGCTGGAAGGACTCGCTGTTCGGCGACAAGCACGTGCACGGCGCTGAGGGCGTCTCCTTCTACACCCGCGGCAAGGTCGTCACCTCGCGCTGGCCCGAGCACCAGTCCAGCTCGGCGGCCAGCTACTCCTTCCCGACCTCCAGCTAG
- a CDS encoding RecQ family ATP-dependent DNA helicase, whose translation MTRTAPTEREVSATVRELLGDVELRPGQAEALQAALERDTLAVLATGTGKSLIYRVAGQLLPGATVVISPTVALQKDQLVALSTAGPPAAALNSLLTPAQQRSVLERMAAGELEFLLLSPEQLAREEVMRALSATRVSLFVVDEAHCVSSWGHDFRPDYLTLPAVIAALGRPRVLALTATASPRVRSEIVEALKMTEPAVIVGEFDRPNIWLSSRLVTDAPAADAEVLQLLQDNASTRAGAAIVYVASRRRSEELAEAVTGLGIAAAHYHGSMARKLREATHAAFLDGSTPVVVATNAFGLGIDKPDVRLIVHADPPEDLDAYYQQIGRAGRDGEPARAILLSRPNGYGLARYFSAGQGPSADDLAAVLAALDSRPTRLSVVAGQAGLSTARVRRAANALIAVGAVAEQRGSLRRVCEPHVAGNAVEAAQHSVRQRRVQAQTAVELVRRYAETDDCRRRLLLQLLGEDRTEPCQNCDNCDAGTSTTVGDQPFALSQRVRHAEWGTGIVQQYEPGRVVVLFEDMGFRTLALDVVEERGLLKPAS comes from the coding sequence ATGACCCGGACCGCACCCACCGAGCGCGAAGTATCGGCCACGGTCCGGGAGCTGCTCGGCGACGTCGAACTGCGGCCCGGGCAGGCCGAAGCGCTGCAGGCCGCCCTCGAACGAGACACCCTCGCCGTGCTGGCCACCGGCACCGGAAAGTCGCTGATCTACCGGGTGGCCGGTCAGCTGCTGCCTGGGGCAACGGTGGTCATCTCGCCGACGGTCGCCCTGCAGAAGGACCAGCTGGTGGCGCTGTCCACGGCCGGGCCACCGGCGGCTGCCCTCAACAGCCTGCTCACCCCGGCGCAGCAGCGCTCCGTGCTGGAACGGATGGCGGCGGGGGAGTTGGAGTTCCTGCTGCTCTCACCTGAGCAACTGGCGCGCGAGGAGGTGATGCGAGCGCTGAGCGCGACCAGGGTGTCGCTGTTCGTCGTGGACGAGGCGCACTGCGTGAGTTCCTGGGGTCACGACTTCCGACCGGACTACCTCACCCTGCCGGCGGTGATCGCCGCCCTGGGCCGGCCCCGCGTGCTGGCGCTGACCGCGACCGCCTCGCCGCGGGTTCGTAGCGAGATCGTCGAGGCGCTCAAGATGACCGAGCCGGCAGTGATCGTCGGCGAGTTCGACCGTCCGAACATCTGGCTGAGCAGCCGGTTGGTGACTGACGCGCCAGCAGCCGACGCCGAGGTTCTCCAGCTGTTGCAGGACAATGCGTCTACCCGGGCGGGCGCTGCCATCGTCTACGTCGCCAGCCGTCGACGCAGCGAGGAGCTGGCCGAGGCGGTGACCGGGCTCGGGATCGCCGCCGCGCACTACCACGGCTCGATGGCGCGCAAGCTGCGCGAGGCCACCCATGCCGCGTTCCTGGACGGTTCGACACCGGTCGTGGTGGCCACCAACGCCTTCGGCCTGGGCATCGACAAGCCGGACGTGCGGCTGATCGTGCACGCCGACCCGCCCGAAGACCTCGACGCCTACTACCAGCAGATCGGGCGCGCCGGACGCGACGGTGAGCCGGCCCGCGCGATCCTGCTGAGCCGGCCCAACGGCTACGGCCTGGCCCGCTACTTCAGCGCCGGCCAGGGCCCGTCCGCCGATGACCTGGCAGCGGTGCTGGCCGCGCTGGACAGCCGCCCTACCAGGCTCAGCGTGGTGGCCGGTCAAGCCGGCCTGTCGACCGCCCGGGTTCGGCGGGCCGCCAACGCCCTGATCGCCGTGGGCGCGGTGGCCGAGCAACGCGGCAGCCTGCGCCGGGTCTGCGAGCCCCACGTCGCCGGGAACGCCGTCGAGGCCGCCCAGCACTCGGTCCGGCAGCGCCGCGTGCAGGCCCAGACCGCGGTCGAGCTGGTCCGCCGCTACGCCGAAACCGATGACTGCCGCCGCCGGCTGCTGCTGCAACTGCTCGGCGAGGATCGGACGGAGCCCTGCCAGAACTGCGACAACTGCGACGCCGGCACCTCCACCACCGTCGGGGATCAGCCCTTCGCCCTGAGCCAGCGGGTCCGGCACGCCGAGTGGGGCACCGGCATCGTCCAGCAGTACGAGCCGGGCCGGGTCGTCGTCCTGTTCGAGGACATGGGCTTCCGGACCCTGGCGCTGGACGTAGTCGAGGAGCGCGGGCTGCTGAAGCCGGCGAGCTGA
- a CDS encoding FKBP-type peptidyl-prolyl cis-trans isomerase: MADASVKGGFGVKPVVTVADKPAPSQLSEQVLTSGTGATVAKGDTLVANYTGQTWVPKGGKAKVFDSSFDRGKPAAFVIGAGAVIPGWDKTLVGKKLGSRVLLAIPPADGYGSQGQSQAGITGTDTLVFVVDLIATYRPDASAPGTAVSKLPSGLPKLTNVPAKAPAVTSTAGVKIGTKPTSTLLVSGSGAKIDPAKTLVLQVVQTDAATGKNTQSTWGKAPQTVEARNVLTVANVLNGRNIGSRALIVVPAIAAKPAAGGQQAQPASPAQLLLVDVVGQF; the protein is encoded by the coding sequence GTGGCCGACGCGTCGGTCAAGGGCGGCTTCGGCGTCAAGCCGGTCGTCACCGTGGCCGACAAGCCGGCGCCCAGCCAGCTTTCCGAGCAGGTCCTCACCTCCGGCACCGGCGCGACCGTGGCCAAGGGCGACACCCTGGTGGCCAACTACACCGGCCAGACCTGGGTGCCCAAGGGCGGCAAGGCGAAGGTCTTCGACAGCTCCTTCGACCGGGGCAAGCCGGCCGCGTTCGTGATCGGCGCCGGCGCGGTGATCCCCGGCTGGGACAAGACCCTGGTCGGTAAGAAGCTCGGCAGCCGGGTGCTGCTGGCGATCCCGCCGGCCGACGGCTACGGCAGCCAGGGCCAGTCCCAGGCCGGCATCACCGGCACCGACACGCTGGTCTTCGTCGTCGACCTGATCGCGACCTACCGGCCGGACGCCTCGGCGCCCGGCACCGCTGTGAGCAAGCTGCCCAGTGGGCTGCCCAAGCTCACCAATGTGCCTGCCAAAGCGCCGGCGGTGACCAGCACGGCCGGCGTCAAGATCGGCACGAAACCCACCAGCACGCTGCTGGTGTCCGGCTCCGGGGCCAAGATCGACCCTGCCAAGACCCTGGTCCTGCAGGTCGTGCAGACCGACGCCGCCACCGGCAAGAACACCCAGTCGACCTGGGGCAAGGCGCCGCAGACGGTGGAAGCGCGCAACGTGCTCACGGTGGCGAACGTGCTCAACGGGCGCAACATCGGCAGCCGCGCGCTGATCGTGGTGCCGGCGATCGCGGCCAAGCCCGCCGCCGGCGGCCAGCAGGCCCAGCCCGCCTCGCCGGCCCAGCTGCTGCTCGTGGACGTGGTCGGGCAGTTCTAG
- a CDS encoding trehalose-6-phosphate synthase, with protein sequence MSSTTQEHRGRSSAPSSGNYDFVVVANRLPLDRVEEPDGQVSWRRSPGGLVSALQPVMQQADGAWIGWTGAPGEPPEPFDEAGMRLVGVGLSSEEIRDYYEGFSNDTLWPLYHDVIAPPRFRRAWWDAYVKVNQRFARTAAEQAADGAVVWVQDYQLQLVPGMLRAGRPDLRIGFFNHIPFPGYEIFAQLPWRRQIIEGLLGADLLGFQRHGDATNFLRACRRAAGLTTRGSLVRVPRDWPGDGSRGPVGNSAGRRRAGPAAAEDDRTVRAATFPISIDSAGFEAIARRPEVKARAAEIRQALGHPQTVLLGVDRLDYTKGIAHRLKAYGELLQEGRLTSPQDILVLVASPSRERVEQYRKLRDEVEVTVGRINGEFGEVGSAPVHYLHHSYPQEEMAALYLAADVMLVTSLRDGMNLVAKEYVACRYDESGALVLSEFTGAADELGSAFLVNPHDIAGLKDAIVRAARISPQEARRRMRSLRRRVREYDVAHWAQTFLDALQGEPAAEPEFEHPNHL encoded by the coding sequence ATGAGCAGCACAACGCAGGAGCACCGCGGCCGATCCTCGGCGCCGTCGAGCGGGAACTATGACTTCGTCGTCGTCGCCAACCGGCTGCCGCTGGACCGGGTCGAGGAGCCGGACGGCCAGGTGTCCTGGCGGCGCAGTCCTGGCGGGCTGGTGAGCGCGCTCCAACCGGTGATGCAGCAGGCCGACGGCGCCTGGATCGGCTGGACCGGAGCTCCCGGCGAGCCGCCGGAGCCCTTCGACGAGGCCGGCATGCGGTTGGTCGGTGTGGGCCTGTCCAGCGAGGAGATCCGCGATTACTACGAGGGATTCTCCAACGACACGTTATGGCCGCTGTATCACGACGTGATCGCCCCGCCGAGGTTCAGGCGAGCGTGGTGGGACGCCTACGTCAAGGTCAACCAGCGGTTCGCCCGGACTGCTGCCGAGCAGGCCGCCGACGGGGCGGTGGTGTGGGTGCAGGACTACCAGTTGCAACTGGTGCCGGGCATGCTGCGGGCCGGGCGTCCGGACCTGCGGATCGGGTTCTTCAACCACATTCCCTTTCCCGGGTACGAGATCTTCGCCCAGTTGCCATGGCGGCGCCAGATCATCGAGGGCCTGCTGGGAGCTGACCTGCTGGGATTCCAGCGCCACGGCGATGCCACCAACTTCTTGCGGGCCTGCCGCCGGGCCGCCGGGCTGACCACTCGTGGCTCGCTGGTGCGGGTTCCGCGGGACTGGCCCGGTGACGGGTCTCGCGGCCCGGTCGGCAACTCCGCGGGCCGGCGGCGAGCCGGTCCGGCGGCGGCCGAGGACGACCGGACGGTGCGGGCGGCGACCTTTCCGATCTCGATCGACTCGGCCGGCTTCGAGGCGATCGCCCGCCGGCCCGAGGTCAAGGCCCGGGCGGCGGAGATCAGGCAGGCCCTCGGCCACCCGCAGACCGTGCTGCTCGGCGTGGACCGGCTGGACTACACCAAGGGAATCGCGCACCGGCTCAAGGCTTATGGCGAGCTCTTGCAGGAAGGCCGGCTGACCTCGCCGCAGGACATCCTGGTGCTGGTGGCCAGTCCCAGCCGGGAGCGGGTCGAGCAGTACCGCAAGCTGCGCGACGAGGTCGAGGTGACCGTCGGCCGGATCAACGGCGAGTTCGGCGAGGTGGGCAGCGCCCCGGTGCACTACCTGCACCACTCCTACCCGCAGGAGGAGATGGCGGCGCTCTACCTGGCCGCCGACGTCATGCTGGTCACCTCGCTGCGCGACGGCATGAACCTGGTCGCCAAGGAGTACGTGGCGTGCCGCTACGACGAGTCCGGCGCCCTGGTGCTGAGCGAGTTCACCGGCGCCGCCGACGAGCTCGGCAGCGCCTTCCTGGTGAACCCGCACGACATCGCCGGGCTCAAGGACGCGATCGTCCGCGCCGCGCGGATCTCGCCGCAGGAGGCCCGGCGGCGGATGCGGTCGTTGCGGCGGCGGGTTCGGGAGTATGACGTCGCGCACTGGGCCCAGACCTTCCTGGACGCCTTGCAGGGCGAGCCGGCCGCCGAGCCGGAGTTCGAGCACCCGAACCACCTCTGA
- a CDS encoding TetR/AcrR family transcriptional regulator translates to MRASARVRVREELIREIKLTARRQLAEHGPAGLSLRAVARELGMVSSAMYRYFPSRDELLTALILDAYDALGDAVEAAESAVRRRNLMGRWLAVATATRTWALAQPRQYALIFGSPAPEYRLPTGTIDPAARIPLSLAQILTDAALAGLGPVADDRAIPRALRADLKTWRDSVAPALTEFQLAHLALAWTELVGSVSFELFGQLRTVVNDYQSYFDYQMRGVGHRLGLSAAHPRTAGPATG, encoded by the coding sequence GTGAGGGCGAGCGCGCGGGTCAGGGTTCGCGAGGAGCTGATCCGCGAGATCAAGCTGACCGCCCGGCGCCAGCTCGCCGAGCACGGCCCGGCCGGGTTGTCGCTGCGCGCGGTGGCACGAGAGCTGGGCATGGTGTCTTCCGCGATGTACCGGTACTTCCCCAGCCGGGACGAGCTGCTCACCGCGTTGATCCTCGATGCCTACGACGCGCTGGGCGACGCCGTCGAGGCTGCCGAGTCGGCGGTCCGGCGCCGCAACCTGATGGGCCGCTGGCTGGCGGTGGCCACCGCTACCCGAACCTGGGCCCTGGCCCAGCCGCGGCAGTACGCGCTGATCTTCGGCAGCCCCGCCCCGGAGTACCGGCTACCCACCGGCACGATCGATCCCGCAGCGCGGATTCCGCTGTCGCTGGCGCAGATCCTGACGGACGCGGCGCTGGCCGGTCTCGGCCCGGTGGCCGATGACCGTGCGATCCCTCGGGCCTTGCGGGCTGATCTCAAAACGTGGCGCGACAGCGTGGCGCCGGCCCTGACCGAGTTCCAGCTCGCCCACCTGGCGCTGGCCTGGACCGAGCTCGTCGGCAGCGTCAGCTTCGAACTCTTCGGACAGTTGCGCACCGTCGTCAACGACTACCAGAGCTACTTCGACTACCAGATGCGCGGCGTCGGCCACCGGCTCGGATTGAGCGCCGCACACCCTCGGACCGCCGGGCCTGCCACCGGTTGA
- a CDS encoding DUF6766 family protein yields MSRPSRYFKENGLTLAFVGLLLAALVGQAFAGVTELNGEQRATGGATLSLVEYLLSSQFAVDVAENWQSEYLQFALYIVATTWLVQRGSSESKKLDQVGTDSDKEQKVGRYAESDSPAWARAGGWRTALYGRSLGFIMTFFFVMSMLAQSIAGRAAFNGQLLERYQDTLSWSDYITSADFWNRTFQNWQSEFLAVASMAAFAIYLRQRGSPESKLVGAPHDATAEDP; encoded by the coding sequence GTGAGCCGGCCGAGCCGCTATTTCAAGGAAAACGGCTTGACCCTGGCCTTCGTGGGGCTGCTGCTGGCAGCGCTGGTCGGACAGGCGTTCGCCGGCGTCACCGAGCTCAACGGCGAGCAGCGGGCAACGGGCGGCGCGACGCTCAGCCTCGTCGAGTACCTGCTGTCGTCCCAGTTCGCGGTCGACGTCGCGGAGAACTGGCAATCGGAGTACCTGCAATTCGCGCTCTACATCGTTGCCACCACCTGGCTGGTCCAGCGCGGGTCCAGCGAGTCCAAGAAGCTCGACCAGGTCGGCACGGACAGCGACAAGGAGCAGAAGGTCGGCCGCTACGCCGAATCTGACTCGCCGGCCTGGGCCCGGGCCGGGGGCTGGCGAACGGCGCTCTACGGGCGATCCCTCGGTTTCATCATGACCTTCTTCTTCGTCATGTCCATGCTGGCGCAGTCGATCGCCGGCCGGGCCGCGTTCAACGGCCAGCTGCTCGAGCGCTACCAGGACACCTTGAGCTGGTCTGACTACATCACCTCAGCCGACTTCTGGAACCGCACCTTTCAGAACTGGCAGTCGGAATTCCTGGCGGTCGCGTCGATGGCTGCCTTCGCGATCTACCTTCGGCAGCGCGGATCACCGGAGTCCAAGCTGGTGGGCGCCCCGCATGACGCCACCGCCGAGGATCCCTGA
- a CDS encoding GNAT family N-acetyltransferase, with protein MRTERLVMRRWRPADREPFAAMNADPQLMAHFPAVLDRSASDAFVDRIEAGFEADGFGLWALERIDTGEFIGFTGLSVARFRAHFTPAVEVGWRLSRQAWGQGLATEAGRQALRVGFEQFGLPEIVSFTASGNAASRAVMRRLGMRHDPDEDFEHPALPPGHLLRHHVLYRLGRAGFDTGTGRRHGQRHDPAQSPSMAAESRHLGIRIDRPAAEVYDYVSQPANLPQWAAGLGSSIELIDGQWVAESPLGRIVVAMVEQNPYGVLDHWVTLATGERFYNPMRVIADGDGCELVFTLRRQPGVSETDFKRDAGAVAADLAAVRRLLESR; from the coding sequence GTGCGAACCGAGCGGCTGGTGATGCGCCGCTGGCGGCCGGCCGACCGCGAGCCGTTTGCCGCCATGAACGCTGATCCGCAGCTGATGGCTCACTTTCCGGCGGTTCTGGACCGTAGCGCCAGCGATGCCTTCGTGGACCGGATCGAGGCCGGTTTCGAGGCCGACGGCTTCGGCCTGTGGGCGTTGGAACGCATCGACACCGGCGAGTTCATCGGCTTCACCGGTCTCAGCGTCGCGCGCTTCCGGGCGCACTTCACCCCTGCTGTCGAGGTCGGCTGGCGGCTGAGCCGGCAGGCCTGGGGTCAGGGGCTGGCCACCGAGGCCGGCCGGCAGGCACTGCGGGTGGGCTTCGAGCAGTTCGGATTGCCGGAGATCGTCAGCTTCACCGCAAGCGGCAACGCCGCTTCGCGGGCTGTGATGCGACGGCTGGGCATGAGACACGATCCGGACGAGGACTTCGAGCATCCGGCGCTGCCACCGGGGCATCTGTTGCGCCACCACGTGCTGTACCGGTTGGGCCGGGCCGGCTTCGACACCGGCACGGGGCGCCGCCACGGCCAGCGCCACGACCCGGCACAATCACCTTCCATGGCAGCCGAATCCAGGCATCTCGGCATCCGGATCGACCGGCCGGCCGCCGAGGTCTATGACTACGTCTCACAGCCGGCGAACCTGCCGCAGTGGGCCGCCGGGCTGGGCAGCTCGATCGAGTTGATCGATGGCCAGTGGGTCGCGGAGTCACCGCTCGGGCGGATCGTGGTGGCGATGGTCGAGCAGAACCCGTACGGGGTTCTGGATCACTGGGTCACCCTGGCCACCGGCGAGCGCTTCTACAACCCGATGCGGGTGATCGCCGACGGCGACGGGTGCGAGCTGGTCTTCACGTTGCGACGGCAGCCGGGCGTCAGCGAGACCGATTTCAAGCGGGACGCCGGAGCGGTGGCTGCCGATCTGGCGGCGGTGCGGCGGTTGCTCGAATCGCGCTGA
- a CDS encoding ANTAR domain-containing protein, with the protein MTGLMRRLEPAADPAAVFKSLTRVLVPLLCDSSTVWLATAGQRPSQISFRVADSDGYEQWAGPDAITPGEPGATWPAGLAGDDTVVVPINPSTVIGQVDYRGVLTMSFHGPRPTLSHLLIGHLLVERAIALVQREQLAAKVENLHRALSTNREIGAAMGILMARHTLTSDQAFDLLRRTSQRAHRKIVAIATEVIETGLLELPPGVELLEQRPTPRPPRRGQHLRLAR; encoded by the coding sequence TTGACGGGGTTGATGCGCCGGCTCGAGCCGGCGGCTGATCCGGCAGCGGTCTTCAAGAGCTTGACCCGGGTACTGGTTCCGCTGCTCTGCGATTCCAGCACGGTCTGGCTCGCCACCGCCGGGCAGCGGCCCAGCCAGATCAGCTTTCGGGTGGCAGACAGCGACGGCTACGAGCAATGGGCCGGCCCGGACGCGATCACGCCAGGCGAGCCCGGCGCGACCTGGCCCGCGGGCCTGGCCGGTGATGACACCGTGGTCGTGCCGATCAACCCCTCGACCGTCATCGGGCAGGTCGACTACCGCGGCGTGCTGACGATGAGCTTTCACGGCCCACGGCCGACCTTGTCGCATCTGCTGATCGGGCACCTGCTGGTCGAGCGTGCGATCGCGCTGGTGCAACGCGAACAGCTGGCAGCCAAGGTCGAGAACCTGCACCGCGCGCTCAGCACCAACCGTGAGATAGGCGCCGCCATGGGCATCCTGATGGCCCGGCACACGCTGACCAGCGACCAGGCCTTCGACCTGTTGCGCCGCACCAGCCAGCGGGCACACCGCAAGATCGTCGCCATCGCCACCGAGGTGATCGAGACCGGGTTGCTCGAGCTGCCGCCCGGTGTCGAATTGCTGGAGCAGCGTCCGACACCCCGACCGCCGCGGCGCGGGCAGCACCTGCGATTGGCACGCTGA
- the malQ gene encoding 4-alpha-glucanotransferase, giving the protein MILQEPSQPIAQTYLDSGGAPHSIAAATIERLNRSLGVPPDDARDSGPIVARRGQPVPAAGRLLLEGGGSLAIDGVVPQDCPLGYHALIGPAGRQRRLIVGPGRCHLPDGRAWGWTVQLYAARSRLSWGIGDLGDLRALTEWAAEQGAGFVLVNPLHAVAPTFPQQASPYFPTSRAFRNPIYLRVEDVPGADRVDLRDFQQAGRAANTGSLIDRDAVWRIKRSALHRVFAQAGSDHRFATWRAGQDHTLERFATWCALAEAHGPEWRDWPVELRRPDGPAVLRFQDEAAPAISFHAWLQWALALQLADLAPGVAVIQDLPIGVDPNGADAWSWQEVMAEGVAVGAPPDPFNLSGQDWGLHPFVPWRLRQAGYQPFIEAIRSTLAQHGGLRIDHVMGLLRLWWIPRDCPPTEGGYVHYPVHDLLEIVALESHRFQAVVVGEDLGTVAPGLREEMEARNILSYRLLWFEQEPPAAWPVTALAAVSTHDLPTVAGLWTGTDLADQRANGLDADAASTEQLRDHLAELTAMPADASAEDVIGAAYRVLAQAPSRLLAATLEDAAGVELRPNLPGTIREQNWSVPLPLTLEELRTAPGAAVIARTLDRACRAGAPARPVDYGDMSAPERVKGNP; this is encoded by the coding sequence ATGATCCTGCAAGAGCCGAGTCAACCCATCGCGCAGACCTACCTGGACTCCGGTGGCGCGCCGCACAGCATCGCGGCGGCGACGATCGAGCGACTGAACCGTTCGCTGGGCGTGCCGCCGGACGACGCGCGGGACAGCGGGCCGATCGTCGCACGCCGCGGTCAACCGGTGCCGGCAGCGGGCCGGCTGCTGCTGGAAGGCGGCGGCTCGCTGGCGATCGACGGCGTCGTTCCGCAGGACTGCCCACTGGGCTACCACGCCCTGATCGGGCCGGCCGGCCGGCAACGGCGGCTGATCGTGGGCCCGGGCCGCTGCCACCTGCCCGACGGGCGCGCCTGGGGTTGGACCGTCCAGCTGTACGCCGCCCGATCCCGGCTCAGTTGGGGGATCGGAGACCTGGGCGACCTTCGCGCGCTGACCGAGTGGGCGGCCGAGCAGGGCGCCGGCTTCGTGCTGGTCAACCCGTTGCACGCGGTCGCGCCGACCTTTCCGCAGCAGGCCAGCCCGTACTTCCCGACCAGCAGGGCCTTTCGCAATCCGATCTACCTGCGGGTCGAGGACGTGCCCGGCGCTGACCGGGTGGACCTGCGCGATTTCCAGCAGGCCGGCCGCGCCGCCAACACCGGTTCGTTGATCGACCGGGACGCGGTGTGGCGGATCAAGCGCTCGGCGCTGCACCGGGTGTTCGCCCAGGCGGGCTCGGATCATCGCTTCGCCACCTGGCGGGCCGGCCAGGACCATACCCTCGAGCGGTTCGCTACCTGGTGCGCGCTGGCTGAGGCGCACGGACCCGAATGGCGGGACTGGCCGGTGGAACTGCGCCGGCCGGACGGCCCCGCGGTGCTGCGGTTCCAGGATGAGGCCGCCCCGGCCATCAGCTTTCACGCCTGGTTGCAATGGGCGCTCGCCCTCCAACTGGCCGACCTGGCACCGGGCGTCGCGGTCATCCAGGACCTGCCGATCGGGGTCGACCCCAACGGCGCGGACGCCTGGTCCTGGCAGGAGGTGATGGCCGAGGGAGTGGCGGTGGGCGCCCCGCCGGATCCGTTCAACCTCAGCGGGCAGGACTGGGGGCTGCACCCGTTCGTGCCGTGGCGGTTGCGGCAGGCCGGCTACCAGCCCTTCATCGAGGCCATCCGGTCCACGCTGGCACAGCACGGCGGGCTGCGCATCGATCACGTCATGGGGCTGCTCAGGCTCTGGTGGATTCCGCGGGACTGCCCGCCGACGGAGGGTGGGTACGTCCACTATCCCGTGCACGACCTGCTCGAGATCGTGGCGCTGGAGAGCCACCGGTTCCAGGCGGTGGTGGTGGGAGAGGATCTGGGAACCGTGGCGCCGGGGCTGCGCGAGGAGATGGAAGCCCGCAATATCCTGTCCTACCGGCTGTTGTGGTTCGAGCAGGAACCGCCCGCGGCCTGGCCGGTCACGGCGCTGGCGGCGGTGAGCACCCATGACCTGCCCACCGTGGCCGGCTTGTGGACCGGGACCGACCTCGCCGATCAGCGCGCTAACGGCCTGGACGCCGACGCCGCGAGCACCGAGCAACTGCGCGATCACCTGGCCGAGCTGACCGCCATGCCGGCCGACGCCAGCGCCGAGGACGTGATCGGCGCGGCGTACCGGGTGTTGGCGCAGGCGCCGTCACGGCTGCTTGCCGCCACCCTGGAGGACGCGGCCGGCGTCGAGTTGAGGCCGAACCTGCCCGGAACCATCCGGGAGCAGAACTGG